GATGGTCATGTCCATATCGCGGGCGAAGATGGCAAAACCGTCATAGCCGTGGTAAGGACCTGAGTAATCCCAGGAGTGCATTTGGCGGAAAGGCACACCCATTTTTTGGAAAATGTATTTTTCCTTGATGCCGGAGCCGACCAGATCAGGTTGGACTTTTTTCACGAACTCTTCGAATTCGTAGCCGGTGACGTCGTCATACAACAAGGTCGCGTTGCCCATTTCTTTAATGGTGCGGTCGTAGTCGTCGTTATGACCGAACTCGTAACCGGTACCCACCACTTCCATGCCCAAATCTTCGTAGGCACCGATCACGTGGCGAGGACGCAGACCGCCGATGTACAACATCACCCGTTTGCCTTCCAGGCGTGGTTTGTATTTAGCGATGACGGCGTCGTATTCGGCTTTGTAGCGTTCGATGACGCGCTCAGCACCTTCTTTGATAGTGTCATCGAAGTGAGCGGCGATTCTGCGCAAAGACTCGGCGATTTTAGTCGGGCCAAAGAAGTTGTACTCGATCCAAGGGATGTTGTACTTTTCTTCCATGTGGCGCGCGATGTAGTTCATCGAACGGTAGCAGTGAATCAAGTTCAGTTTTACTTTTGGGGTTTTTTCGATCTCGGCAATGGTACCGTCGCCAGACCATTGAGCGACTACGCGCAGCCCCATTTCTTCCAACAGAGTCCGAGATGCCCAAGCGTCACCACCGATGTTGTAGTCGCCGATCACGGCTACGTCGTAAGGTGTGGTGGGGAAGCTGTCGTCGCCATCGCGATTTTCCAAGACCCAGTCGCGGATCGCGTCGTTAGCGATGTGGTGACCCAGGGATTGGGATACGCCGCGGAAACCCTCGCAACGTACTGGGACGATGGTTTTGCCGTATTCTTTGTTTTTAACTTTAGAAACCGCTTCGATGTCGTCACCGATCAAACCGATTGGGCACTCGGATTGAATGGAGATACCTTTGTTGAGCGGGAATAAAGTTTCGATTTCGTCGATACATTTGGCCAGTTTTTTATCGCCGCCGAATACGATGTCTTTCTCGGTAAAATCCGAAGTAAAGTTCATGGTACCGAAGGTGTTGACGCCTGTAGTACCTACATAGTAGTTACGGCGACCGGCACGGGAATATTGACCACAGCCAACCGGGCCGTGTGAAATATGGATCATGTCCTTAATAGGACCCCAAACCACCCCTTTGGAACCCGCGTAGGCGCAACCACGAATGGTCATCACGCCGGGCAGGGATTTACGGTTGGAAGTGATACATTTGTTTGATTTTTCCAAGCTTTGATCGTTGATGGCCAAATGTTTGGCGCGATCAGCTTTAGCTTTTTCGGGATAGACTTCCAGCACTTCTTGAATAAGCGCTTCGGTCTCTTCTCTTGTCATGGCTGCCATGATGAAATCCTCCTGGTAGTCCTGGGTAATCCCCCACAGACTTGTTAGGAACTATGCGAAAGCAGGTTGGACAGGCTAACAGCCGGCCCAACCTACATACTGATTAAGCTTCGGCTGCTGCGGTTACACCGACAACGCTTTCGTCAACTTCTTCCATAACGCCGAATTCCATCAACAAGTCTTCCAACTCGTCCATAGTGATTGGAGTTGGGATCACCAAGTTGGTGTTGTTGATGATTTTTTGCGCCAAGTCGCGATACTCTTGTGCTTGTTTCGCGGTTGGTTCGTACTCGATTACTGTCATACGACGGATTTCGGCACGTTGGACAACGTTGTCACGTGGTACGAAGTGAATCATGTGTGTGCCCATTCTGGCAGCCAATTGCATGATCAGTTCATCTTCGCGAGCGGTGTTACGGCTGTTGCAGATCAAACCGGCCAAACGCACGCCGCCTGAGTTAGCGTATTTCACGATACCTTTAGCGATGTTGTTGGCAGCATACATAGCCATCATCTCGCCTGAGCATACGATGTAAATTTCTTGGGCTTTGTTTTCACGAATTGGCATCGCGAAACCACCGCAAACAACGTCACCCAATACATCGTAGAATACGAAGTCGAGGTCGTCGGTATAAGCACCTTCTTCTTCCAAGAAGTTGATCGCGGTGATAACACCACGGCCGGCGCAACCTACACCTGGCTCTGGACCGCCTGATTCAACGCATTTAACGTCGCGGTAACCCACTTTCAATACGTCTTCCAGTTCCAAATCTTCTACGCTACCGGCATCAGCTGCCATTTGCATGATAGAGTTTTGCGCTTTCGCATGCAGGATCAAACGAGTAGAATCGGCTTTAGGGTCGCAACCGACGATCATTACTTTTTTGCCAAGCTCTGCCAAGCCAGCAACCAGGTTTTGCGTGGTGGTAGATTTACCGATACCACCTTTACCGTAAATAGCACATTGACGTAATTTCGCCATGATCTTCTCCTCTTGAGTAGGTGTTGTTAATAACAACCTGATAAGTGCAATGGCCGTGCCAAAGTTTTGATGTGTTTTAAGTCATTGAAAATAAAGTATTAAAAATAATATTTCTAGCTTTTTCGATGGTCGGATTAGCAACATTCTTTGTAAGGCCTGTTATCTAACCAACATAAATCGCGGGGTTTTTATTTGAAGCGGGGGCTAGGTGCGTATTCGCCGCGGATTTTGGCCCCGGTCCTTTAGCGATCACGCTGTGTCTTGATTTGGCTTGCCGATAACGGGAGTTTGCCGCTTTGCCCGGACGACTTCGGTGAATAATCGCCTACACACTCTATAATTGATGCCAATCTTGGGTCGCGGGCATAAGCAGGCGTATATCCGGTTTTATCACGGGACCTGTATGTGGGGTTTGCAGCCACATTTTTTAGTTACTCATGCGGTGTTTCTCGAATTTAATAATGATATTGTCTTTGTATGTTCTTTAAGAATTGGTGGCCTTTCCGCCGCAAGCTGAAAAGTCAGGCGAAGAAGGATGATTCCTTCGATGTCAATCAGCGCATCTACACGCCGGTTAGCCAGTTGACCGTCGGCATGTATGTCATCGAATTGGATCGGCCTTGGCTGGAGAGCCCGTTCTTATTTCAAGGATTTGAACTTGAAACCGAAGCGGATATCCGCGCGGTAAAAGATGTCTGCCAGTACGTCTACATCGACGCCACCCGGAAAAGAAAGCGCCCGGTCCAGGCTAAAACCACGCAGGACAGTTTGCTAAGCGAAAGCAATATCGATTTTGGCGCGCCGCCACCGCCAAAATTAAGCGTTTTTGAGAAAGAATTCGCGCGCGCCGAACACGTTCATAAAGAAGTGGGTCAGTTGGTATCCAACTTTATGGAGCGCATCGCCAATGGTGAAGGGATAGACACTCAAGCCGCCAAAGAAGCGGTCGCGCAATGCGTGAACAGTATTTTGCATTCGCCGGATGCTTTTTTGTGGCTGAACCAGCTAAAGAACAAAGACAAATATACCGCACAACATAGCTTGAACGTTTGCGCCTTAGCCATTGTGTTGGGCCGCTACCTGAATTTTTCCGTAGCCAACCTCAACAATGTCGGCTTGTGCGGGATGATGCACGACATGGGCAAAATGTTGGTGCCTTTGGATATTCTGAATAAGCCCGGCAAGTTGGAACCTGAGGAGCTGGCGATTATGCGCTCGCATGCCGCTCTGGGCTACGAACTGCTCAAGTCCAGCGATCAAATGTATCCAGGGGCGATAGACACGGCCTATTCTCACCACGAAACATTGGACGGCAAAGGTTATCCCCGGCGTATCGGCGAAAGAGGGATTTCGCTCTTCACCAGAATCGTCACCATCGTGGATATGTACGATGCCATCACCAGCGACCGGGTGTATCAGAAAGGCCGGACGCATCTGGAAGCGACCAATATCCTGGCCAATATGGCCGGCTCTCAGCTGGATGAGCGTTTGGTGATCAAATTTATAGAATGTCTGGGGGTTTATCCACCCGGCAGCATTGTCATGATGACCAACGGTTACATCGCCATTGTGGTGGAGGTGAATGAATTGCAGAAGCTGCGGCCGAAAGTCATCCTGTTGCTCGATGCCAAGAAACAGCGGATTCAGGAAAGAATCGTCAATCTAGCGGATATGCTGTTGGATGAACACGGCAAGGTGTTGACTATCAAAGGCATTGTCAAAGCCCAGGATTACAACATAGACATCAAAAAATATTATCAACAAGGCGTTTTGCAAAAGGGCTTTGCGAACGAAAAACGCTAGGCTACCCCGGCGAAACCGGACGTTTAGAGCAACTCTGCTAGAATAAGCAGTCTGGCGACGGTCACGAAAGGGTTTGTGCGTGGGATTATCGTCCGTATGCTTTTGCTCAGCTTTGCCAAGCCAGGGCTGCAAATTTCTCGAGGCGTTTTGGAATCAAATGTACAGAAAAAACAGGGGAGGGCAAGGATTTACGCTGATGGAGATGCTGTTGGCGGTCGCTATCATGGCGGTGTTGACGGCCATAGCGATACCTGCCTACAACGGTTATATCGATAAAAGTAAGAACGATCTGGCTATTAGCTATCTGCTAGCCATACAGACAGAAATCGAACGGTATTACACCCGCGAATTTCACTACCCGAATGCACTTAGCGACATTACCTCTGCTCTGCCCAACAACGGCAAGGACCCCTGGGGTAGAGACTATGTCTATCTCAATATCATAGAGGGGGGGCCAGGGACCATGGGCTCAGTCCGAAAAGATCATGCGCTTAACCCCATCAACACCAAATACGATTTGTATAGCTTGGGTAAGAATGGCGTCACCAAGAAACAGATCAGCCAGAAGGACAGTCTGGACGATATTATCCTGGCCCGAGATGGCGGTTTCGTCGGTTTGGCGGCGGATTTCTGAGAGAACCCCTTAGCAATGGAGCGCAAGCTGTCTTTTAGCCATAGCAAGGTTGCCCGCCGCATTCTGTTTTCTTTCGTGTTGGCCGCGTTGATCCCAATCGCTATATTGGGCGTCCTGTCATTCCAGCAAGTGAAGCAGCAGTTGCAAGCGCAGACTGCCAAGGCATTGCAGAGAGGCTGTAAAGAGTACGCCTACGGACTGGTCAGCCGCTTGTTGTTTGCCGAAAATTCTCTGCGGCTGGCTGCCTTGAAAATTCATAAATCCAACAAGGACGATAAACCTGTGGCGCTGGCCGGCGAACAATGGCTGCAAGGCCAGTTCACCGGGTTGGCAGTACTGCGGGCCGATGGTCAACCCGCCACGTTATCCCAAAACAACAAGGCAATACCGACGCTGACGCCGGAAGAGCAAGCGCAGATTGAGATCGGGAAAACGTTGATTAAACCGGTGAGTGGTCAGCGGCTTGAAGACAATCGCTTGTGGATGGCTATCAATCTGGTCGAAAACTCACCGAAAGCCGGCATCCTGATGGCCGAATTGAAACCCGACTTGTTATGGAATTCCGAAACTATCGATCCCAACAATCTGCTGTGGGTGATGGCTGCCGACTCGCTACAGATATTGTTCGCGCTGGAGCAAGATTTCGATCCGTCCCCGGAGCTTAGGGCGCAAGTCGCGCAAGCCAATAGCGGCCGCTTCTCGTGGCAAAGGGACGGCGAAGCCTACCTCGGCGCGTATTGGAAGCTGCCGGTCGCCACGCTATTTTTCGGTCCGGACCTGATCGTCGTGCAAAGCCTGCCTGAATCGTTGGCGTTTGCGGCAATTCGGCAATTTAGCGTGATTTATCCGCCGGTGATCCTGTTGGCCGCGCTGATTGTCGTGTATTTGAGCAGCAGGTTGATTGCTAAATATTTAACGCCGCTCGAACGCTTAAAAATAGGCACCCAACGGGTTTCCGACGGCAATCTGGAATGTCGAGTAGATATTGATAGCCATGACGAATTTGAAGAGTTGGCGGATTCGTTCAACGAAATGACGCGCCGCCTGCGTAGCCAGTTCGATATTCTCGCCACCATGGCGGAAATCGACCGCAATATTCTCTCCGCCTTAAATGCCGAAGACATTATCGACACGGCGTTGAATCGCTTGCCCAGCATATTGTTTTGCGATTTGATTTCCATCGCCGCCGTCAATCCCGATACCGGTATCGCCGACGAGATTCGGGTTCGGCGCAGCGGGCACGATGCCGAAAAATTAGCCGAGCCGGTGATTCTGAACCAACAGGATGTAGCGGATTTGCGCGCTATGCACAATGGCGCCCTGGAGATTGCTAACGACGACGAGCGGATGTCCGAGTATTTGCAGGTGCTCGGCGTGTCCGGTGCTTGGCGCTATTTGCTGGTTCCCGTTCATGTTAACGGCGCACTGGCTTCGCTGATTTGCTTGGGTTATCAAGCACCGAAACGGATTCCACCGGAATCGCGCAACGCCGCCATCAACTTCGGCGATCGCATCGCGGTCGCGCTGTCCAATGCCGCCTGGGAAGAGAAGCTATACCAGCACGCCCATTACGATTCCTTGACCGGCTTGCCCAACCGCTTGGTACTGCATGACCGGCTGGGGCAGGAAATCGCGCGGGCCCGGCGCGATGACGCGCAACTTGCCGTGTTTTTTATGGACTTGGATCGCTTCAAAAACGTCAACGACTCGCTGGGACACGCGGCCGGCGACGAATTGCTGCGGCAAGCAGCGCGGATTTTTCTGAATTGCGTCAGAGCGACCGATCTGGTTGTCAGACTGGGCGGTGACGAGTTCGTCATCGTGATCGGTGAATTGCATACTCAGCATAACCCGGCGGCCTTCGTCAGCGCGGTTGCCGAGAAAGTTCTGGCTGCGCTGAAGCAACCCGTGACGGTGGCCGGATTGCCCATGACCGTGACGACCAGTATCGGGATTGCATTGTTTCCCGACGATGCCGACAACGTGCCTGATTTGTTAAAGAATGCCGATGCCGCCATGTACCACGCCAAGAGCGAGGGGCGCGCCAATTTCCGGTTTTACTCGCCGGAATTGAATGCCGCGGCATTGGAAAATATCAAGCTGGAACAAGAACTACGCGGCGCGATCGGCAGAAACGAGCTATTGGTGTTCTACCAGCCCAAGGTGGATTGGGATGGCCGCATCGTCGGCGCCGAAGCCTTGATCCGCTGGCGGCACACCGAACTCGGCATGATTTCGCCGGCCAAATTCATTCCCTTGGCCGAGCAAACCAGTTTAATCGTGGAGATCAGCGATTGGGTCTTGGAGCAAACCTGTTTGTGGGTGAATACGTGCCATGCCCAAGGCCTGGGGCCTCTACGGATTTCCGTGAATCTTTCCGCGGTCGATTTTAAGCACCCGGAATTGGTCGAGAAAATCGCGGCGGTGTTGAGCAAAACCGGCACCGATCCAAAATTTATCGAATTGGAACTCACCGAATCGGTGGCTATCGGCAATATCAAGGCTTGCGTCGAACGCATGCATCATCTGAAAGCGCTAGGGCTTACCCTGTCCATGGACGACTTCGGGACCGGTTTTTCCTCGCTGTCCTATCTAAAAGAATTGCCGCTGGATGTGCTGAAGATCGATCAATCGTTTGTCCGGCAGCTGGAAAGCGACGACAGTAGCGCGGCTATCGTCCGCGCCATTCTGGCACTTGCCGACGGCTTGGGTATGGAAACCATCGCCGAGGGCGTCGAAACCGCAGCGCAGCTTGAGATATTGAAACAACATCACTGTGGCTTATTTCAAGGCTATTTATTCAGCCGGCCCGTGCCTAGCGACGAATTTTTAAGTTTGTTGCAGGCCGATGCTGCCAAGCGTGGCGCAGAACTGCCGGCGATTAGTGCCAGTTAAACCAGCGGCGACCCCAGGCACTGACACCATCCAGATACAGATACACCACCGGCGTGGTGTACAAGGTCAGCAATTGACTGAAAATCAAACCGCCGACGATGGAAATCCCCAAGGGCTGGCGCAACTCAGCGCCGTAACCTGATCCCAAAGCCAAAGGTAACGCGCCCAACATCGCCGCCAGCGTGGTCATCATGATCGGCCTAAAGCGCAGCAAGCAGGCTTGAAAGATGGCTTCCTCGGCGCTCAGCCCTTTGTGGCGTTCGGCGTCCAAGGCAAAGTCGATCATCATGATCGCGTTTTTCTTCACAATGCCGATCAGCAAAATCACGCCGATCAAGGCGATGATGCTGAACTCGGTATCGCAAGCCAGCAAGGCCAGCAAGGCGCCGACCCCGGCCGAGGGCAGGGTGGACAAGATCGTCAGTGGATGGATATAGCTTTCATAGAGCATGCCCAGCACGATGTAAATACTCAGCAACGCCGCGGCGATCAGCCAGGGTTGGTTGCGCAGCGACTCCTGAAAAGCCTTGGCCGATCCCTGAAAACTGCCGCGCACCGTCGCCGGCGTGCCGAGGTCGCGCAGGGTTTGTTCAATGAATTGGGTGGCGGTGGACAGCGAGGTGCCGGGCATCAGATTAAAGGACACGGTGGCGGCGGCGAACTGGCCTTGATGATTGACGGTCAGCGGCGCGTTGCTGGTCTGGAAACTGGCTAGCGTCGCCAGCGGTACTTGGGTGCCGGTGTTGGTGCTGACGTAAAGCTGTTGCAGCGTTCGCGGGTTTTGCCAGTATTCCGGTGCCAGCTCCAGCACCACCCGGTATTGGTTCAACGGTTTATAGATCACCGACACCTGGCGTTGGCCAAAGGCGTTGTTCAAGGCGGTATCGATAGCCGCCTGACTGACGCCCAAACTGGCGGCTTTGTCTCTATCGACTACCAGCGATATTTGCCGGCCCTTGTCTTGCTGATTGGTGTTGACATCGGTCAGTTCCGGCCGCTTGCGCAGCGCCGCGACGATCTTGGGCGTCCATTCGCGTAGCAGGTTCAAGTCTTCGGATTGCAAGGCAAACTCGTACAGCGCCGCCGAGCCGCGGCCACCGATGCGCAAATCCTGCACCGGCTGTAAAAACAGGCTGGCGCCGGGCTCGTCGGCCAGTTTTTCCCGCATGCGCCGGCTGATTTCAGCCATCGGCGCGTCACGCTGCTCGGGCGGCTTGAGTACCGCAAACATCAAACCGGAATTGGTGTTTTGCATGCCGCCGGCAAAGCCCACCACATTGGTCACTGCCGGATCTTGCCGCAAAATATCGACAAAATCATGCAGTTTGCTTTGCATGGCTTGGAAGGAAATGCTTTGATCGGCCTGGATGGTGCCGCTGAGCCGGCCGTTGTCCTGCACCGGGAAAAACCCTTTCGGGACCATGATGTACAAGTACACGTTCAAGCCGATACAAGCCAGCAATACCGCCAGCATCAGTTTGGGATGGTGCAGCGCCCAACTCAAACTGCGGCGATAGCCATTTTGCAGGCGCTGGAATTGGGCTTCCAGCCAAGCCGACAGCTGGCCGGGCGTATGATTTTCCGCCGGTTCCAGCCAGCGCGCACACAGCATCGGCGTGACGGTTAACGATACCACCAGCGACACCAAAACCGCCGCCGACAAGGTCACCGCAAATTCCCGAAACAGCCGGCCGACGATGCCGCCCATCAATAATATCGGCGTGAAGACGGCGATCAGCGACAAACTCATCGCTAACACGGTGAAGCCTACTTCGCCGGCACCACGTAAAGCGGCTTGGAACGGTGGCACGCCGTTTTCGATATGCCGGCTGGTGTTTTCCAAGACCACGATGGCGTCATCCACGACAAAGCCGGTGGCGATGGTCAAAGCCATCAAGGACAGATTGTCCAGGCTGTAATCGCACAAATACATCACCGCGCAAGCACCGATCAGCGATACCGGCACCGCGACGACCGGGATCAGCGTGGAGCGCAGCCGGCGCAGAAACAGCAATACCACCAGGATTACCAGCACCACCGCGATCAATAAGCTGCGTTCCACTTCATCGACCGAGGCGCGAATGGTTTGCGAACGGTCCGAGACTATCGATAATTCCATGGCCGCCGGCGTCAGCGCGCGCAATTGCGGCAGCATGGCTTTGACATGTTCGACCGTGTCGATGATATTGGCGCCGGGTTGTTTATTGATGATCAACAACACCGCCGGCTGGCCGTTCTTCAGGCCGGTACTGCGCAAATCTTCCACGGAATCCACCGCTGTCCCCAGATCGGCGATGCGCACCGGCGCGCCGTTGCGGTAAGCCACGATCAGCGGCAGGTAATCGGCAGCATGCTCGGCCTGGTCGTTGGCGTGAATTTGCCAATGCCGCTCGCCAGTCTCCAGCGCGCCTTTGGGGCGATTGGCATTGCTGGCGTTGATGGCTTGGGCGACCTGATCCAGGCCGATGCCGTATTGTGCTAACGCGCCGGGATTCAGTTCCACCCGGACAGCCGGCAGGGAACTGCCGCCGACATTGACCTGGCCGATGCCGGGCAACTGGCTGATTTTCTGCGCTAATATCGTTGACGCGGCGTCGTACATTTGGCCGCGGCTGAGGCTGGTGGAGGTGAGCGCTAGAATCAGAATAGGCGAATCAGCCGGATTGACTTTACGGTAATTGGGCCGGTTGGGCAGATTGCTGGGCAGCAAACTGCTGGCGGCGTTGATCGCGGCGTGTACGTCGCGGGCCGCGCCGTCGATGTCGCGATTTAAATCAAACTGCAAGGTAATTCGGGTCGAGCCCAGCGAACTGGCCGAAGTCATTTCGCTGATGCCGGCGATGCGGCCCAGCGCCCGTTCCAGCGGGGTGGCGACGGTGGCCGCCATGGTTTCCGGACTGGCTCCCGGTAGGTTGGCGGATACCGAAATGGTCGGAAAATCCACTTGCGGCAAGGGCGCGACCGGCAGTTGCAGGAAGGCGATGATGCCGGCCAATGCCACACCGAGCGTCAGCAGCGTGGTAGCA
The window above is part of the Methylomonas sp. ZR1 genome. Proteins encoded here:
- a CDS encoding EAL domain-containing protein is translated as MERKLSFSHSKVARRILFSFVLAALIPIAILGVLSFQQVKQQLQAQTAKALQRGCKEYAYGLVSRLLFAENSLRLAALKIHKSNKDDKPVALAGEQWLQGQFTGLAVLRADGQPATLSQNNKAIPTLTPEEQAQIEIGKTLIKPVSGQRLEDNRLWMAINLVENSPKAGILMAELKPDLLWNSETIDPNNLLWVMAADSLQILFALEQDFDPSPELRAQVAQANSGRFSWQRDGEAYLGAYWKLPVATLFFGPDLIVVQSLPESLAFAAIRQFSVIYPPVILLAALIVVYLSSRLIAKYLTPLERLKIGTQRVSDGNLECRVDIDSHDEFEELADSFNEMTRRLRSQFDILATMAEIDRNILSALNAEDIIDTALNRLPSILFCDLISIAAVNPDTGIADEIRVRRSGHDAEKLAEPVILNQQDVADLRAMHNGALEIANDDERMSEYLQVLGVSGAWRYLLVPVHVNGALASLICLGYQAPKRIPPESRNAAINFGDRIAVALSNAAWEEKLYQHAHYDSLTGLPNRLVLHDRLGQEIARARRDDAQLAVFFMDLDRFKNVNDSLGHAAGDELLRQAARIFLNCVRATDLVVRLGGDEFVIVIGELHTQHNPAAFVSAVAEKVLAALKQPVTVAGLPMTVTTSIGIALFPDDADNVPDLLKNADAAMYHAKSEGRANFRFYSPELNAAALENIKLEQELRGAIGRNELLVFYQPKVDWDGRIVGAEALIRWRHTELGMISPAKFIPLAEQTSLIVEISDWVLEQTCLWVNTCHAQGLGPLRISVNLSAVDFKHPELVEKIAAVLSKTGTDPKFIELELTESVAIGNIKACVERMHHLKALGLTLSMDDFGTGFSSLSYLKELPLDVLKIDQSFVRQLESDDSSAAIVRAILALADGLGMETIAEGVETAAQLEILKQHHCGLFQGYLFSRPVPSDEFLSLLQADAAKRGAELPAISAS
- a CDS encoding HD-GYP domain-containing protein, with translation MFFKNWWPFRRKLKSQAKKDDSFDVNQRIYTPVSQLTVGMYVIELDRPWLESPFLFQGFELETEADIRAVKDVCQYVYIDATRKRKRPVQAKTTQDSLLSESNIDFGAPPPPKLSVFEKEFARAEHVHKEVGQLVSNFMERIANGEGIDTQAAKEAVAQCVNSILHSPDAFLWLNQLKNKDKYTAQHSLNVCALAIVLGRYLNFSVANLNNVGLCGMMHDMGKMLVPLDILNKPGKLEPEELAIMRSHAALGYELLKSSDQMYPGAIDTAYSHHETLDGKGYPRRIGERGISLFTRIVTIVDMYDAITSDRVYQKGRTHLEATNILANMAGSQLDERLVIKFIECLGVYPPGSIVMMTNGYIAIVVEVNELQKLRPKVILLLDAKKQRIQERIVNLADMLLDEHGKVLTIKGIVKAQDYNIDIKKYYQQGVLQKGFANEKR
- a CDS encoding multidrug efflux RND transporter permease subunit, with the protein product MNISVLFIHRPVATTLLTLGVALAGIIAFLQLPVAPLPQVDFPTISVSANLPGASPETMAATVATPLERALGRIAGISEMTSASSLGSTRITLQFDLNRDIDGAARDVHAAINAASSLLPSNLPNRPNYRKVNPADSPILILALTSTSLSRGQMYDAASTILAQKISQLPGIGQVNVGGSSLPAVRVELNPGALAQYGIGLDQVAQAINASNANRPKGALETGERHWQIHANDQAEHAADYLPLIVAYRNGAPVRIADLGTAVDSVEDLRSTGLKNGQPAVLLIINKQPGANIIDTVEHVKAMLPQLRALTPAAMELSIVSDRSQTIRASVDEVERSLLIAVVLVILVVLLFLRRLRSTLIPVVAVPVSLIGACAVMYLCDYSLDNLSLMALTIATGFVVDDAIVVLENTSRHIENGVPPFQAALRGAGEVGFTVLAMSLSLIAVFTPILLMGGIVGRLFREFAVTLSAAVLVSLVVSLTVTPMLCARWLEPAENHTPGQLSAWLEAQFQRLQNGYRRSLSWALHHPKLMLAVLLACIGLNVYLYIMVPKGFFPVQDNGRLSGTIQADQSISFQAMQSKLHDFVDILRQDPAVTNVVGFAGGMQNTNSGLMFAVLKPPEQRDAPMAEISRRMREKLADEPGASLFLQPVQDLRIGGRGSAALYEFALQSEDLNLLREWTPKIVAALRKRPELTDVNTNQQDKGRQISLVVDRDKAASLGVSQAAIDTALNNAFGQRQVSVIYKPLNQYRVVLELAPEYWQNPRTLQQLYVSTNTGTQVPLATLASFQTSNAPLTVNHQGQFAAATVSFNLMPGTSLSTATQFIEQTLRDLGTPATVRGSFQGSAKAFQESLRNQPWLIAAALLSIYIVLGMLYESYIHPLTILSTLPSAGVGALLALLACDTEFSIIALIGVILLIGIVKKNAIMMIDFALDAERHKGLSAEEAIFQACLLRFRPIMMTTLAAMLGALPLALGSGYGAELRQPLGISIVGGLIFSQLLTLYTTPVVYLYLDGVSAWGRRWFNWH
- the nifD gene encoding nitrogenase molybdenum-iron protein alpha chain — translated: MAAMTREETEALIQEVLEVYPEKAKADRAKHLAINDQSLEKSNKCITSNRKSLPGVMTIRGCAYAGSKGVVWGPIKDMIHISHGPVGCGQYSRAGRRNYYVGTTGVNTFGTMNFTSDFTEKDIVFGGDKKLAKCIDEIETLFPLNKGISIQSECPIGLIGDDIEAVSKVKNKEYGKTIVPVRCEGFRGVSQSLGHHIANDAIRDWVLENRDGDDSFPTTPYDVAVIGDYNIGGDAWASRTLLEEMGLRVVAQWSGDGTIAEIEKTPKVKLNLIHCYRSMNYIARHMEEKYNIPWIEYNFFGPTKIAESLRRIAAHFDDTIKEGAERVIERYKAEYDAVIAKYKPRLEGKRVMLYIGGLRPRHVIGAYEDLGMEVVGTGYEFGHNDDYDRTIKEMGNATLLYDDVTGYEFEEFVKKVQPDLVGSGIKEKYIFQKMGVPFRQMHSWDYSGPYHGYDGFAIFARDMDMTINNPCWKSFKAPWKTEATESEPVKAVA
- the nifH gene encoding nitrogenase iron protein; its protein translation is MAKLRQCAIYGKGGIGKSTTTQNLVAGLAELGKKVMIVGCDPKADSTRLILHAKAQNSIMQMAADAGSVEDLELEDVLKVGYRDVKCVESGGPEPGVGCAGRGVITAINFLEEEGAYTDDLDFVFYDVLGDVVCGGFAMPIRENKAQEIYIVCSGEMMAMYAANNIAKGIVKYANSGGVRLAGLICNSRNTAREDELIMQLAARMGTHMIHFVPRDNVVQRAEIRRMTVIEYEPTAKQAQEYRDLAQKIINNTNLVIPTPITMDELEDLLMEFGVMEEVDESVVGVTAAAEA
- a CDS encoding type IV pilin protein, with translation MYRKNRGGQGFTLMEMLLAVAIMAVLTAIAIPAYNGYIDKSKNDLAISYLLAIQTEIERYYTREFHYPNALSDITSALPNNGKDPWGRDYVYLNIIEGGPGTMGSVRKDHALNPINTKYDLYSLGKNGVTKKQISQKDSLDDIILARDGGFVGLAADF